A window of Ptychodera flava strain L36383 chromosome 1, AS_Pfla_20210202, whole genome shotgun sequence contains these coding sequences:
- the LOC139141031 gene encoding LOW QUALITY PROTEIN: tetraspanin-18B-like (The sequence of the model RefSeq protein was modified relative to this genomic sequence to represent the inferred CDS: inserted 3 bases in 3 codons), translated as MTELVGCAKCMKYLLFVINLVIFLCGAALLGVGIWSLVSYSSFSQVLDNALIKSAVYVLIAVGGVVAIIAFLGCCGAYAENKLLLGLYAVILLIMFVAEVAAAAYIFYVGSSDVEEFLVREANKTFVKYGXNEALTKSWDAVQKVGKCCGINGPNDYKYTQFKDENKTFPDSCCTLVGVKEGEYEDTTKCHNEESGFWNDKGCVPAFKNYVXNNIFIVAGIAXGVAALQLVGIIGGCVLFCAI; from the exons ATGACGGAACTTGTAGGCTGCGCTAAATGTATGAAGTATCTGCTCTTCGTCATCAACTTAGTCATCTTC CTGTGTGGGGCGGCGCTGTTAGGAGTTGGAATCTGGAGCTTGGTCAGCTATAGTTCATTCAGCCAAGTTCTTGACAATGCGTTGATAAAAAGTGCCGTCTATGTACTTATTGCCGTTGGAGGCGTCGTGGCGATCATCGCTTTCCTGGGCTGTTGTGGCGCCTACGCTGAAAACAAACTTCTGCTCGGACTG TATGCCGTCATCCTGCTGATCATGTTCGTAGCTGAAGTGGCCGCTGCTGCATACATATTTTACGTTGGGTCATCTGATGTTGAGGAATTCCTGGTAAGAGAGGCAAACAAGACATTTGTTAAATACG AGAATGAGGCACTTACAAAGTCTTGGGATGCTGTCCAGAAAGTG GGCAAATGCTGTGGTATTAATGGACCAAATGATTACAAATACACACAGtttaaagatgaaaataaaacgtTTCCTGATAGTTGCTGTACCTTAGTTGGTGTCAAAGAAGGTGAATACGAGGACACAACGAAGTGTCACAATGAAGAGAGTGGATTTTGGAACGACAAA GGATGTGTACCTGCCTTCAAAAACTACG ACAACAACATCTTCATCGTCGCCGGTATAG TTGGAGTAGCTGCACTGCAA TTGGTCGGCATCATCGGTGGATGTGTGTTATTCTGTGCCATTTAG